The following coding sequences lie in one Spirosoma sp. KUDC1026 genomic window:
- the thrA gene encoding bifunctional aspartate kinase/homoserine dehydrogenase I, with protein MYVLKFGGTSVGTVESIKQVIEIIDKQRRAETVQANNEIAVVFSAMGGVTNQLIEIGRMAATGSIDYLELVRRIEDRHFNVIKALIPVKEQSKVFATVRGIINELEDLLRGVSLIRELSLRTLDLITSFGERLSTTVITECVKSRGIPAQYCDARTLIKTDAQFGQAEVNYTLTNQLIQDYFAKSTDIQLITGFIGSTEKNETTTLGRGGSDYTASIIGAALNAKIIDIWTDVDGMMTADPRKVPNAFNIPTITYAEAMELSHFGAKVIYPPSLQPAFARNIPIRVLNTFNPEHDGTLVSRTAERRQYTITGISSIDSIALVNVQGSGMIGVAGVSAKLFGVLAAHRISVILISQASSEHSICFAIDPRGAEDVKIILETEFATEIQHGYIDNIAIERDLSVIATVGEGMRKSSGIAGKLFSVLGKNGVNIVAVAQGSSEINISVVINRNNLSKALNALHNIFFQSEARILNLYLVGTGLIGRTLLKQICDQAAFLRDERLLKVCVVGMANTKKMLLDPKGTSLTDWTERLLTEGVTTSLPAFVEKIKDYNLPNSVFIDCTSDKDIVQFYESLLDANISVVTPNKVANSGPYSEYRRLQRTALNRGVKFLYETNVGAGLPIINTVQGLMTSGDQFLKIEAILSGTLSFIFNTFRPGVSFAEVVREAKEKGYTEPDPRDDLSGQDVARKILILAREAGFPLEPEDVTINNLLPESCLAAPTIPAFFDELERNNDYFENLLTEAEATGQKLRFVASFENNKAVIGLRPVGPEHPFYMLSGSDNIVSFTTERYKDRPLVVKGPGAGAEVTASGVFADLVSIGSYLA; from the coding sequence CGGCGGTACCTCGGTTGGTACCGTAGAAAGCATCAAGCAGGTTATCGAGATCATTGACAAACAGCGCCGTGCCGAAACCGTGCAGGCAAATAATGAGATTGCCGTTGTGTTTTCGGCAATGGGGGGCGTTACCAATCAGCTTATTGAAATTGGCCGCATGGCCGCAACGGGCAGCATCGATTACCTCGAACTGGTGCGTCGAATTGAAGATCGCCATTTCAATGTCATTAAAGCCTTGATTCCGGTTAAGGAGCAAAGCAAAGTGTTTGCTACGGTGCGGGGCATTATCAACGAGCTGGAAGATCTGCTGCGGGGCGTCTCGCTCATCCGCGAACTGTCACTCCGCACGCTCGACCTGATCACGAGTTTCGGCGAACGGCTGTCGACAACGGTTATTACGGAGTGCGTAAAAAGCCGGGGCATACCGGCGCAATACTGCGACGCTCGAACGTTGATCAAAACGGACGCCCAGTTCGGACAGGCTGAGGTGAATTACACGTTGACGAATCAACTGATTCAGGATTATTTCGCCAAATCGACGGATATTCAGCTGATCACGGGATTTATCGGCTCGACCGAGAAAAATGAAACGACTACGCTGGGCCGGGGTGGTTCTGATTATACAGCGTCGATTATCGGTGCGGCTCTCAACGCTAAAATCATCGATATCTGGACGGATGTCGACGGGATGATGACGGCTGACCCGCGGAAGGTACCCAATGCGTTCAATATTCCGACCATTACGTACGCCGAAGCGATGGAACTGTCGCATTTCGGCGCGAAGGTGATTTATCCACCCAGCCTGCAGCCCGCTTTCGCCCGCAACATTCCGATTCGGGTGTTAAATACGTTCAATCCGGAGCACGACGGAACCCTGGTGAGCCGCACGGCCGAACGGCGGCAATACACCATAACGGGTATTTCAAGCATTGACTCCATTGCACTTGTCAACGTTCAGGGATCGGGTATGATCGGCGTGGCGGGGGTGTCGGCTAAGCTGTTTGGCGTACTGGCGGCCCATCGAATCAGCGTTATCCTGATCTCGCAGGCTTCGTCCGAGCACTCGATCTGTTTTGCTATTGACCCACGCGGAGCCGAGGATGTAAAGATTATTCTCGAAACCGAGTTCGCCACTGAAATTCAGCACGGGTATATCGACAACATTGCCATTGAACGCGATCTGTCGGTCATTGCTACGGTAGGCGAGGGGATGCGCAAAAGCTCGGGTATTGCCGGAAAGTTGTTTTCTGTACTAGGTAAGAATGGGGTGAACATTGTTGCCGTCGCGCAGGGATCTTCGGAAATTAATATTTCGGTGGTCATCAACCGGAACAACCTGTCGAAAGCGCTTAACGCGCTGCACAACATCTTCTTCCAGTCTGAAGCGCGGATTCTAAATCTGTATCTGGTAGGAACGGGCCTGATTGGCCGGACGCTGCTGAAACAGATCTGTGATCAGGCGGCCTTCCTGCGGGACGAACGACTGCTGAAAGTGTGCGTCGTCGGGATGGCCAATACCAAAAAAATGCTGCTCGATCCCAAAGGAACATCACTGACGGACTGGACTGAGCGCCTGCTGACCGAGGGGGTTACGACATCGTTACCGGCCTTTGTCGAAAAAATTAAAGATTACAACCTGCCCAACAGCGTATTTATCGACTGCACATCCGACAAGGACATTGTTCAGTTTTACGAATCGCTGCTGGACGCCAACATCTCGGTCGTTACGCCGAATAAAGTAGCCAACTCGGGACCGTACAGCGAATACCGTCGTCTGCAACGTACCGCCCTGAACCGGGGCGTCAAGTTCCTGTACGAAACCAACGTAGGCGCTGGCCTGCCCATCATCAACACGGTGCAGGGGCTAATGACCTCCGGCGACCAGTTCCTGAAAATCGAAGCAATCCTGTCGGGAACGCTGTCGTTCATTTTCAATACGTTCCGACCCGGCGTGTCGTTTGCCGAAGTGGTACGGGAAGCCAAGGAAAAAGGGTATACCGAACCCGACCCGCGCGATGATTTAAGCGGTCAGGACGTAGCCCGGAAAATTCTGATTCTGGCCCGCGAAGCCGGTTTTCCACTGGAACCAGAGGACGTAACGATTAATAATTTGCTGCCGGAATCCTGTCTGGCGGCTCCTACGATTCCGGCTTTCTTCGACGAACTGGAACGTAACAACGACTACTTCGAAAACCTGCTGACCGAAGCGGAAGCAACGGGGCAGAAGCTGCGGTTTGTAGCTAGTTTTGAAAACAACAAGGCTGTTATTGGCCTTCGCCCAGTCGGGCCGGAGCATCCGTTCTACATGCTGTCCGGCTCTGACAACATCGTTTCATTCACTACGGAGCGCTATAAAGACCGGCCACTGGTAGTAAAAGGGCCGGGTGCCGGTGCCGAAGTGACAGCCTCGGGTGTATTCGCTGATCTGGTTAGCATCGGCAGCTATCTGGCGTAA